One Chordicoccus furentiruminis DNA window includes the following coding sequences:
- the queA gene encoding tRNA preQ1(34) S-adenosylmethionine ribosyltransferase-isomerase QueA codes for MKTSDFYYDLPEELIAQDPLTDRAASRLLYMNRRTGETVDDTFRNVGSYLHPGDVLVINDTKVIPARLLGMKADTGAHVEILLLRRLSDTEWETLVKPGKKCRVGTEICFGTPDEEGRYPLTAEIEDILDEGNRKVRFHYEGIFEEVLLRLGEMPLPPYIHHKLKDQSRYNTVYAEHDGSAAAPTAGLHFTKELLESIREKGVKIVHVTLHVGLGTFRPVKVDDVEKHHMHSEFYVVTEDAAREINEARAAGHRIVCVGTTSCRTLESAADENGILHAGSSWTSIFIYPGYQFKIMDGLITNFHLPESTLVMLVSAFSSREHVLAAYRHAVEERYRFFSFGDAMLII; via the coding sequence ATGAAGACTTCTGACTTTTATTATGATCTGCCCGAGGAACTGATCGCGCAGGATCCGCTGACGGACCGGGCCGCCTCGCGGCTGCTCTATATGAACCGCCGTACGGGCGAGACGGTCGACGATACGTTTCGGAATGTAGGCTCCTATCTGCATCCGGGAGATGTGCTGGTCATCAACGACACGAAGGTAATTCCGGCCCGGCTTCTGGGGATGAAGGCGGACACGGGCGCTCACGTTGAGATTCTGCTGCTCCGCCGACTGAGCGATACCGAGTGGGAGACGCTTGTCAAGCCGGGAAAGAAATGCAGAGTCGGGACAGAGATCTGCTTCGGGACCCCGGATGAGGAGGGGCGCTATCCGCTGACGGCCGAGATCGAGGACATCCTCGATGAAGGCAACCGGAAAGTTCGCTTTCATTACGAGGGCATTTTCGAGGAGGTACTGCTCAGACTCGGAGAGATGCCGCTTCCTCCCTACATCCATCACAAGCTGAAGGACCAGAGCCGCTACAACACGGTCTACGCCGAGCATGACGGATCGGCGGCGGCGCCGACGGCGGGACTTCACTTCACGAAGGAGCTGCTCGAATCGATTCGGGAGAAAGGCGTGAAAATCGTCCATGTCACGCTTCATGTAGGACTGGGTACTTTCCGGCCGGTGAAGGTCGACGACGTGGAGAAGCATCACATGCATTCCGAGTTCTATGTCGTCACGGAAGACGCGGCCCGCGAGATCAACGAGGCACGCGCAGCCGGCCACCGGATCGTCTGCGTAGGTACCACGTCCTGCCGGACGCTGGAATCCGCGGCCGACGAGAACGGGATTCTGCACGCGGGAAGCAGCTGGACCAGCATTTTCATCTATCCGGGCTACCAATTCAAGATCATGGACGGGCTGATCACCAATTTCCATCTTCCGGAATCGACGCTGGTGATGCTCGTTTCAGCGTTCTCAAGCCGCGAGCATGTGCTGGCGGCATACCGCCACGCGGTGGAGGAGAGATACCGATTTTTCAGTTTCGGGGATGCGATGCTGATCATCTGA